A window of Synechococcus sp. MEDNS5 contains these coding sequences:
- a CDS encoding argininosuccinate synthase, giving the protein MGRAKKVVLAYSGGVDTSVCIPYLKQEWGVEEVITFAADLGQGDELEPIRRKALEAGASQSLVGDLIQPFIEEFAFPAIRANALYEGRYPLSTALARPLIARRLVEVAREVGADAVAHGCTGKGNDQVRFDVAIAALAPDLKVLTPAREWGMSREETIAYGERCGLPAPVSKKSPYSIDLNLLGRSVEAGPLEDPMQAPPEEVFAMTVSIDAAPSVAEEIEIAFEAGDPVSINGQRLDPVALIREANRLAGSHGIGRLDMIENRVVGIKSREIYETPGLLLLIQAHQELESLTLAADVLRTKRQLEMQWADLVYQGLWFGPLKQALDGFMDRTQTHVNGVVRLRLHKGNAIVTGRGSSDSSLYVPEMASYGSEDQFDHRAAEGFIYVWGLPIRLWSAARRR; this is encoded by the coding sequence ATGGGACGCGCCAAGAAGGTTGTGCTCGCTTACTCCGGTGGTGTGGATACGAGTGTCTGCATTCCGTATCTCAAGCAGGAGTGGGGTGTTGAGGAGGTGATCACGTTTGCTGCTGACCTCGGCCAGGGCGATGAGCTGGAGCCGATTCGGCGCAAGGCTCTCGAGGCCGGCGCCAGTCAGTCTTTGGTTGGTGATCTCATTCAGCCTTTCATCGAAGAGTTTGCCTTTCCCGCTATCCGCGCCAATGCTCTATATGAGGGTCGCTACCCCTTGTCAACCGCTCTGGCGCGACCGCTGATTGCCCGGCGGCTTGTGGAGGTGGCGCGGGAGGTCGGCGCGGACGCTGTGGCCCATGGATGCACTGGCAAGGGCAACGATCAGGTGCGGTTTGATGTGGCGATTGCCGCCTTGGCTCCCGATCTCAAGGTGCTCACGCCAGCAAGGGAATGGGGGATGAGCAGGGAGGAAACGATTGCCTATGGCGAGCGCTGCGGCCTCCCAGCGCCGGTGAGCAAGAAATCTCCCTACTCCATCGATCTCAATCTTCTTGGTCGCAGCGTTGAAGCCGGTCCATTGGAGGATCCGATGCAGGCTCCCCCTGAAGAGGTGTTCGCCATGACGGTGTCCATCGATGCGGCGCCTTCGGTGGCCGAAGAGATCGAGATCGCATTCGAAGCTGGTGATCCGGTGAGCATTAATGGCCAGCGTCTGGATCCTGTTGCCTTGATTCGAGAGGCCAATCGTCTGGCTGGATCCCATGGCATCGGTCGACTCGACATGATCGAGAATCGGGTGGTGGGGATCAAGAGTCGAGAGATCTATGAAACGCCAGGTTTGCTACTGCTGATCCAGGCCCATCAGGAACTGGAGAGTCTCACCCTTGCTGCCGATGTGCTCCGCACCAAGCGACAACTGGAGATGCAGTGGGCTGATTTGGTGTATCAGGGACTGTGGTTCGGTCCGCTCAAGCAGGCCCTCGATGGCTTCATGGATCGCACTCAGACCCATGTGAACGGGGTGGTGCGGCTACGTCTGCACAAGGGCAATGCCATCGTCACCGGGAGAGGGTCCAGCGACAGCAGCCTCTACGTTCCCGAAATGGCGTCCTACGGCAGCGAGGATCAGTTTGATCATCGGGCTGCTGAGGGTTTCATCTACGTCTGGGGTCTGCCCATTCGTCTCTGGTCAGCTGCCCGTCGTCGTTGA
- a CDS encoding DUF3134 domain-containing protein, protein MSALDGVNPALTRYGRKEPAPVLPLREEPDLLSWLETSGRLVEDEESSSPEVSTVEEEELSALMGEKEDYNAADEQNEENWED, encoded by the coding sequence ATGAGCGCCCTTGACGGCGTCAATCCAGCTCTCACCCGCTACGGCCGAAAAGAACCAGCCCCGGTGCTTCCCTTGAGGGAAGAGCCTGATCTGTTGAGCTGGCTCGAAACCAGTGGGCGACTGGTGGAGGATGAGGAATCCAGCTCACCGGAAGTGAGCACCGTGGAAGAAGAAGAGCTGTCAGCTCTCATGGGCGAGAAAGAGGACTACAACGCTGCTGACGAGCAGAACGAGGAAAACTGGGAAGACTGA